One genomic segment of Natrialbaceae archaeon AArc-T1-2 includes these proteins:
- a CDS encoding LUD domain-containing protein yields MSGDAREASAERIRHLLETEGEAVEENTQAFNRRRYEAVADLEDYEELKDEARAIKEDAIERLPELIEEVTETVEANGGTVYLADDAADANRYIRAVASEKDADRVVKSKSMTSEELEVNAALEGDGVEVVETDLGEWVIQVAEESPSHIIAPAIHRSEAEIARLFNAEFDPEEPLETAQELTAFAREKLGEQIREADVGMTGANFVTADSGTIALVTSEGNARKTAVVPDTHVAVAGVEKIIPSVEDLTPFLELLARSGTGQEMTSYVSLLTPPVDSPVVDVSEPNRPFTDREDERDVHLVLIDNGRMAMREDDELRETLYCIRCSACANSCANFQSVGGHAFGGETYTGGIATGWEAGVYGYDSAAEFNDLCTGCSRCVEACPVKIDVPWINTVVRDRLNRAGDAGQFEFVYDELVPDAEPGGIDLEKRLFGNYETLAKLASATAPVSNWLADLGPVRRGLERVVGIDSRRPLPEFERETLRDWFRSRGGSRISPADADRQVVLYPDVYTNYVDVDRGRAAVRVLEALGVHVRIPAVPESGRAPLSQGMIATADDRASDVYAALAEHLDAGRDVVVIEPSDLAAFHREYEKLLPERSYERLRDGSYEVLEYVYGLLENGADPSTLRTGSEDLAYHAHCQQRTLGLEVYTTAVLERLGYDVIASDVECCGMAGSFGYKRAYYELSMDVGERLREQLTAPEAGDRLVVASGTSCEDQLAALLERTPRHPLEVIDPAAPATLES; encoded by the coding sequence ATGAGCGGCGACGCACGCGAAGCGAGCGCCGAACGCATCCGACACCTGCTCGAGACCGAGGGCGAGGCTGTCGAGGAAAACACTCAGGCGTTCAACCGACGGCGATACGAGGCGGTAGCCGACCTCGAGGACTACGAGGAACTGAAAGACGAAGCCAGAGCGATCAAGGAGGATGCCATCGAGCGACTGCCGGAGCTGATCGAGGAGGTCACCGAAACCGTCGAGGCAAACGGCGGGACGGTGTATCTCGCCGACGATGCGGCAGACGCCAATCGCTACATTCGGGCGGTCGCGAGCGAAAAAGACGCCGACCGCGTCGTCAAGTCGAAATCGATGACCAGCGAGGAACTCGAGGTCAACGCGGCACTCGAGGGAGACGGCGTCGAAGTCGTCGAGACGGATCTCGGAGAGTGGGTGATCCAGGTCGCCGAGGAGTCGCCCTCACACATCATCGCACCGGCGATCCACAGGTCCGAAGCCGAGATCGCCCGCCTGTTCAACGCCGAGTTCGACCCCGAGGAGCCACTCGAGACCGCCCAGGAGCTGACCGCCTTCGCCCGGGAGAAACTGGGCGAGCAGATCCGGGAGGCCGACGTCGGGATGACCGGTGCGAACTTCGTCACGGCCGATTCGGGGACGATCGCGCTGGTCACGAGCGAGGGCAACGCCCGCAAAACTGCCGTTGTCCCCGACACCCACGTCGCGGTCGCCGGCGTCGAGAAGATCATTCCCTCGGTCGAGGATCTCACACCGTTTCTCGAGTTGCTCGCCCGGTCGGGGACGGGCCAGGAGATGACCTCCTACGTCTCCTTGCTGACACCGCCGGTCGACTCGCCCGTCGTCGACGTCTCCGAGCCCAACCGTCCCTTCACAGACCGCGAGGACGAGCGGGACGTTCACCTCGTGTTGATCGACAACGGCCGCATGGCGATGCGCGAAGACGACGAACTCCGGGAGACGCTGTACTGCATCCGGTGTTCGGCGTGTGCGAACTCGTGTGCGAACTTCCAGTCCGTCGGCGGTCACGCCTTCGGCGGGGAGACCTACACCGGCGGCATCGCGACCGGCTGGGAGGCCGGCGTCTACGGCTACGACTCCGCAGCCGAGTTCAACGACCTCTGTACGGGCTGTAGTCGGTGTGTCGAGGCCTGCCCGGTGAAGATCGACGTCCCCTGGATCAACACCGTCGTGCGCGACCGGCTCAACCGAGCGGGTGACGCCGGCCAGTTCGAGTTCGTCTACGACGAGCTGGTTCCCGACGCCGAGCCTGGCGGGATCGACCTCGAGAAACGGCTGTTCGGCAACTACGAGACGCTCGCGAAACTCGCAAGCGCGACCGCGCCCGTCTCTAACTGGCTCGCCGACCTGGGTCCCGTCCGACGCGGCCTCGAGCGCGTCGTCGGAATCGATAGCCGTCGGCCGCTTCCCGAGTTCGAACGCGAGACGCTGCGAGACTGGTTCCGGTCCCGGGGTGGCTCTCGAATCTCGCCGGCCGACGCCGACCGTCAGGTCGTGCTTTATCCGGACGTCTACACCAACTACGTCGACGTCGACCGCGGGAGAGCCGCCGTCCGCGTTCTCGAGGCACTCGGCGTCCACGTCCGGATTCCTGCCGTTCCCGAGAGCGGTCGCGCCCCACTCTCCCAGGGGATGATCGCCACCGCCGACGACCGGGCGAGTGACGTCTACGCCGCACTCGCCGAACACCTCGACGCGGGTCGTGACGTCGTCGTAATCGAACCCTCTGACCTCGCGGCCTTCCACCGGGAGTACGAGAAACTGCTCCCCGAACGCTCGTACGAACGGCTCCGGGACGGCAGCTACGAGGTCCTCGAGTACGTCTACGGCCTGCTCGAAAACGGGGCCGATCCGTCGACGCTCCGAACCGGCAGCGAGGATCTCGCATATCACGCCCACTGCCAGCAGCGAACGCTCGGACTCGAGGTCTATACGACTGCCGTCCTCGAACGGCTCGGCTACGACGTGATAGCGAGCGACGTCGAGTGCTGTGGGATGGCCGGCAGCTTCGGCTACAAGCGAGCGTACTACGAGTTGAGCATGGACGTCGGCGAGCGCCTTCGCGAGCAGCTCACCGCACCCGAGGCCGGGGATCGGCTCGTCGTCGCCAGCGGCACCTCCTGTGAG
- a CDS encoding LUD domain-containing protein, producing the protein MNVDSATTEQFASSLAELDVPLTRTDAKEIGDVLETVVRDPAVGTALPFEGVSLPEWIDDAPTPATLEAATTGVTAASLGIADYGSVVLPARPDGSEQVSLFPERHVAVLHERDLVADVPTAIERLAPLLRDGESAIVATGPSATADMGALVRGAHGPKTVHVVLLEDGGES; encoded by the coding sequence ATGAACGTCGACTCAGCGACGACCGAGCAGTTCGCGTCGTCGCTCGCCGAACTGGACGTCCCGCTCACGCGGACCGATGCCAAGGAGATTGGGGACGTCCTCGAGACGGTCGTCCGCGACCCTGCAGTCGGCACGGCACTCCCGTTCGAGGGCGTCTCGCTGCCCGAGTGGATCGACGACGCGCCGACCCCGGCGACCCTCGAGGCGGCGACCACGGGCGTCACTGCCGCCTCGCTCGGAATCGCCGACTACGGCAGCGTCGTCCTCCCTGCGAGGCCCGACGGGAGCGAACAGGTCAGTCTCTTTCCGGAGCGACACGTCGCCGTCTTGCACGAACGGGATCTCGTCGCGGACGTGCCGACGGCGATCGAACGGCTCGCACCGCTGTTGCGCGACGGTGAGAGCGCGATCGTCGCGACCGGACCGAGCGCGACCGCCGACATGGGCGCGCTCGTCCGGGGCGCACACGGTCCGAAGACGGTCCACGTCGTCTTGCTCGAGGACGGGGGCGAATCATGA